A part of Synchiropus splendidus isolate RoL2022-P1 chromosome 19, RoL_Sspl_1.0, whole genome shotgun sequence genomic DNA contains:
- the socs1a gene encoding suppressor of cytokine signaling 1a gives MNFGCIRLKRFKARNESIRYLSRSTGADHKLDDSVVVVVRNGRESDASLPYRMVADSSVEDHDKTSLSLQGVELDHHQAPSFRSLSCRFATHFRAFSSKEDCRIITETVYKLERCSFYWGPLGVEEAHSMLRNTPLGSFLIRDSRQKDVFFTLSYHAKSGPASVRIEYKQQKFSLAGNKRTFQTLFELLEYYNTSKKSLKAPHRKWKPTLQELCRGRIMELCGGLKHISRLPVTLAVQNFLMEFPYKL, from the exons ATGAACTTTGGCTGCATCAGGCTAAAACG GTTTAAAGCAAGAAATGAAAGCATAAGATATCTGAGCCGATCTACCGGCGCTGATCATAAACTT GATGAcagcgtggtggtggtggtcagAAATGGGAGAGAGTCTGATGCCTCTCTTCCATATAGGATGGTAGCCGACAGCTCTGTGGAAGACCATGACAAGACTAGCCTGTCACTCCAAGGAGTTGAGTTGGATCACCACCAAGCACCGAGCTTCAGATCCCTGTCCTGCAGGTTTGCCACGCACTTCCGCGCCTTCAGCTCCAAAGAGGACTGCAGGATCATCACAGAGACCGTGTACAAACTTGAACGCTGCAGCTTCTACTGGGGTCCTCTGGGAGTGGAGGAGGCCCACTCCATGCTGCGGAACACTCCGCTTGGCAGCTTCCTCATCCGCGACAGCCGACAGAAGGACGTCTTCTTCACGCTATCCTACCACGCCAAGAGCGGACCAGCGAGTGTGCGCATCGAGTACAAGCAGCAGAAGTTCTCGCTGGCTGGAAACAAGCGTACGTTTCAGACCCTCTTTGAACTCCTGGAGTATTACAACACATCCAAGAAGAGCTTGAAAGCTCCTCATAGGAAATGGAAGCCCACACTCCAGGAGCTGTGCAGGGGGCGCATCATGGAGCTCTGTGGGGGACTGAAACATATCTCGCGGCTGCCAGTCACCCTGGCGGTCCAAAACTTCCTGATGGAGTTCCCATACAAGTTGTGA